A single region of the Novosphingobium sp. genome encodes:
- a CDS encoding carboxymuconolactone decarboxylase family protein has translation MTIPAQAAAPKVGALPKVGEPIVSAEQMRAVAPALGAYTRERLIGSVWERPGLGKRDRSLITLAALITRGQAAGLRYYADLALKNGVTPAEISETITHLAYYAGWGNAMAAVPPVAEVFAAHGIGEDSLPPVDPEPLPLDDTAEALRKKTVGENFGEIAPGLVDYTTDYLFRDLWLRPGLAPRDRSLITVAALIASGQVAQVTYHLNRAMDNGLTQEQAAEVITQLAFYAGWPNAMSALPVAKEVFAKRAQAVK, from the coding sequence ATGACCATACCAGCCCAAGCCGCCGCTCCCAAGGTTGGAGCGCTCCCCAAGGTTGGAGAACCCATTGTTTCGGCCGAACAGATGCGCGCGGTTGCGCCCGCATTGGGGGCCTATACGCGCGAGCGCCTGATCGGCAGCGTCTGGGAACGTCCAGGCCTCGGCAAGCGGGACCGCAGTCTCATCACTCTTGCGGCGCTGATCACGCGCGGGCAGGCTGCGGGTCTGCGCTATTATGCCGATCTGGCGCTGAAGAATGGCGTGACGCCCGCCGAAATCTCGGAAACCATCACCCATCTGGCCTATTACGCGGGCTGGGGCAATGCGATGGCCGCCGTCCCGCCCGTGGCCGAGGTGTTCGCTGCCCATGGCATCGGCGAGGACAGCCTGCCACCGGTCGATCCCGAGCCCCTGCCGCTCGATGACACCGCCGAGGCCCTGCGCAAGAAGACCGTGGGCGAGAATTTCGGGGAGATTGCGCCCGGTCTGGTCGATTACACCACCGATTACCTGTTTCGCGATCTGTGGCTGCGCCCCGGCCTTGCTCCGCGCGATCGTAGCCTGATCACCGTGGCCGCGCTGATTGCCTCGGGTCAGGTGGCGCAGGTGACCTATCATTTGAACCGGGCGATGGACAATGGCCTGACGCAGGAACAGGCTGCCGAGGTCATCACTCAGCTGGCCTTTTACGCTGGCTGGCCCAATGCCATGTCTGCGCTTCCGGTCGCCAAGGAGGTTTTCGCCAAGCGTGCCCAGGCCGTGAAGTGA
- a CDS encoding cupin domain-containing protein → MRHSLPLALILILAFAAPAAAQPDTVILPAGSRPASAGATDRFTGSVRVEPVIEDRTQGHTTAGRVTFQPGARSAWHTHPLGQWLWVVEGTGITQVEGQPAHLIHAGDVVWCPPNVRHWHGAARGSAMTHLSVQEALNRRNVQWLEKVTDQQYDAALASAARHP, encoded by the coding sequence GTGAGGCACAGCTTGCCACTGGCCCTGATCCTGATCCTGGCTTTTGCGGCGCCCGCGGCCGCTCAGCCCGATACGGTGATCCTGCCGGCGGGCTCGCGGCCCGCCAGCGCGGGGGCGACGGATAGATTTACGGGCTCGGTGCGTGTCGAACCCGTGATCGAGGACCGCACACAGGGCCACACCACGGCGGGCCGCGTCACCTTTCAGCCCGGTGCCCGCAGCGCCTGGCACACCCATCCGCTCGGTCAGTGGCTTTGGGTGGTCGAGGGGACCGGCATCACGCAGGTCGAGGGGCAGCCCGCACACCTCATCCATGCCGGGGATGTCGTCTGGTGTCCGCCCAATGTCCGTCACTGGCATGGTGCCGCGCGGGGCAGTGCGATGACGCACCTGTCGGTGCAGGAGGCGCTGAACAGAAGAAATGTCCAGTGGCTGGAGAAAGTCACGGACCAGCAATACGACGCCGCGCTTGCCTCGGCGGCGCGGCACCCCTGA
- a CDS encoding SDR family oxidoreductase, with product MVSTYAINARGLPTYDFTGQVALVTGAAKGMGLATAQAFAKAGAAVVLSDIDEPALTAQVKALTGSGHKALGVCCDVSDEAQVAAMVAQAVTTFGRLDMAFNNAGIQVPPSDAADELGEAYDLVQAINLKGVWACMKHELKQMREQGTGAIVNCSSLGGLVGLPQRAAYHATKHGVLGLTKSAGVEYAPRGIRINAVCPGTIDTPMVRDMLAGQADAMEAIMKEQSIGRLGHADEVAAAVLWLCSPGASFVVGVGLPVDGGFTAH from the coding sequence ATGGTTTCAACTTACGCCATCAATGCGCGCGGTCTTCCTACCTATGATTTTACCGGCCAAGTTGCGCTTGTGACGGGCGCGGCCAAAGGCATGGGGCTGGCCACAGCGCAAGCCTTCGCCAAGGCGGGGGCCGCCGTGGTCCTGAGCGATATTGATGAGCCCGCACTGACTGCACAGGTGAAGGCGTTGACCGGTTCTGGGCACAAGGCACTGGGTGTATGCTGCGACGTGTCCGATGAGGCACAGGTCGCGGCCATGGTCGCGCAGGCTGTCACCACCTTTGGCAGACTTGATATGGCCTTCAACAATGCGGGCATTCAGGTGCCACCCAGCGATGCGGCCGACGAGCTGGGCGAGGCCTATGATCTCGTTCAGGCGATCAACCTGAAGGGCGTTTGGGCCTGCATGAAGCATGAGCTCAAGCAGATGCGCGAGCAGGGTACGGGCGCGATCGTCAATTGCTCGTCGTTGGGCGGGCTGGTTGGCCTGCCGCAGCGGGCGGCCTATCACGCTACCAAGCATGGTGTGCTGGGGCTAACCAAAAGCGCGGGTGTGGAATATGCGCCGCGCGGCATCCGGATCAATGCGGTGTGCCCTGGCACAATCGATACGCCCATGGTTCGGGACATGCTGGCCGGGCAGGCCGACGCGATGGAGGCCATCATGAAAGAGCAGTCGATAGGCAGGCTTGGCCATGCCGATGAAGTGGCGGCAGCCGTTCTGTGGCTGTGCAGCCCCGGCGCGAGTTTCGTGGTGGGCGTGGGTTTACCCGTGGATGGCGGCTTTACCGCTCATTGA
- a CDS encoding cupin domain-containing protein has product MRALAAMLGLIMAPAAARAEPAAAQGDVTVMRAGSQPATPAAADHFTGTARVEARFQASAPARVGGAFVTFAPGARTDWHSHPLGQTLIVTAGTGQVQQWGKPVQTIAPGDIIWIPPGVKHWHGAAASTGMTHLAITERLNGKTVDWMEKVAMEQAPR; this is encoded by the coding sequence ATGCGCGCGCTGGCGGCCATGCTCGGGCTGATCATGGCGCCCGCTGCGGCCCGCGCAGAGCCTGCCGCAGCACAGGGCGATGTGACGGTGATGCGCGCAGGATCGCAGCCCGCCACCCCGGCGGCGGCGGACCATTTCACCGGTACGGCCCGCGTGGAGGCACGCTTTCAGGCGAGCGCGCCGGCACGGGTCGGCGGCGCCTTCGTCACCTTCGCGCCCGGCGCCCGCACCGATTGGCACAGCCATCCGCTGGGCCAGACCCTGATCGTGACGGCAGGCACCGGGCAGGTGCAGCAATGGGGCAAGCCGGTCCAGACCATCGCGCCCGGCGACATCATCTGGATCCCGCCGGGCGTGAAGCACTGGCACGGCGCCGCCGCCTCCACCGGCATGACCCATCTGGCCATCACCGAGAGGCTGAACGGCAAAACCGTGGACTGGATGGAGAAGGTCGCCATGGAGCAAGCGCCGCGCTGA
- a CDS encoding carboxymuconolactone decarboxylase family protein — protein MPPLVRTMLAAAAALIGGTEGVARAQTAPSAAPPPRGQLAEPSRAQQLMGDIAPKMAQLTDDVLLGDIWERPGLAKRDRSLITVAALIAMNRPEQLRSHLALARQNGVTQEELVETITQLAFYTGWPNAISAIGIAREVFRNEKTGDR, from the coding sequence ATGCCCCCGCTTGTCAGAACCATGCTTGCCGCCGCCGCCGCGCTGATCGGCGGCACGGAGGGCGTGGCCCGCGCGCAAACCGCGCCGTCCGCCGCGCCACCGCCCCGCGGGCAGCTCGCCGAGCCGTCCCGCGCGCAGCAATTGATGGGCGATATCGCGCCCAAGATGGCGCAATTGACCGACGATGTGCTGCTGGGCGACATCTGGGAGCGCCCCGGCCTCGCCAAGCGCGACCGCAGCCTGATCACCGTGGCGGCGCTGATTGCGATGAACCGTCCCGAACAGTTGCGTTCGCATCTGGCTCTGGCCCGGCAGAATGGCGTGACTCAGGAGGAACTGGTCGAGACGATCACCCAACTGGCCTTCTATACCGGCTGGCCCAATGCCATCTCGGCCATCGGCATCGCGCGTGAGGTCTTTCGGAATGAGAAAACCGGTGATCGCTAG
- a CDS encoding alpha/beta hydrolase: MPPSPLHPDRRRFLGISLLAASATAAGAGFMPGAAGAQAIPTPAPASSRPMVVGDPDMRGVSIERVTYPNIAANTVIAANLFKPAGFDGAKRHAAIVVGHPFGGVKEQTAGLHALKLAQMGFVTLSFDASHYGDSSGEPRYTEVPATRVGDYSAGVDFFSRQPFVDPGRIGVLGVCGGGGYAVSAAAIDHRIRAIATVSMYDMGRARRQGLGDSMSYEQRMKLLDEIAQQRSIEAAGGTRRDIRALPTQPATAATPAIVREFLAYYDTPRGKHPNSTGWYAFTSLAPMMNFFPFVQAETISPRPLLMVVGEKAESAYFSQDAYKKAAEPKELFVVPGATHVDLYDNPRYTALSVERLGTFFRQHLA, translated from the coding sequence ATGCCCCCATCCCCCCTCCACCCGGATCGCCGCCGGTTCCTGGGCATCTCGCTGCTGGCGGCCTCGGCCACGGCGGCGGGGGCCGGTTTCATGCCGGGCGCCGCGGGGGCGCAGGCCATCCCCACCCCTGCCCCCGCCTCCTCGCGCCCGATGGTGGTCGGCGATCCGGACATGCGGGGCGTCTCGATCGAGCGGGTGACCTATCCCAACATCGCGGCCAACACCGTCATCGCCGCCAATCTGTTCAAGCCGGCGGGCTTCGATGGTGCCAAACGCCATGCGGCCATCGTGGTGGGCCACCCCTTTGGCGGCGTGAAAGAACAGACCGCCGGGCTTCATGCGCTCAAGCTGGCGCAGATGGGCTTTGTCACCTTGTCCTTCGACGCCTCTCATTACGGCGACAGCAGCGGTGAGCCGCGCTACACCGAAGTGCCCGCCACCCGCGTCGGCGATTACAGCGCGGGGGTCGATTTCTTCAGCCGCCAGCCCTTTGTCGATCCCGGCCGCATCGGCGTGCTGGGCGTGTGCGGCGGCGGCGGCTATGCGGTCAGCGCGGCGGCCATCGATCACCGCATCCGGGCCATCGCCACGGTCAGCATGTATGACATGGGCCGCGCCCGCCGCCAGGGCCTTGGCGACAGCATGAGCTATGAGCAGCGGATGAAACTGCTCGACGAGATCGCGCAGCAACGCTCGATCGAGGCCGCGGGCGGCACGCGGCGCGATATCCGCGCCCTGCCCACCCAGCCTGCCACCGCCGCAACGCCCGCCATCGTCCGTGAATTTCTCGCCTATTACGACACGCCGCGCGGCAAGCACCCCAACTCGACAGGCTGGTACGCCTTCACCAGCCTGGCGCCGATGATGAACTTCTTCCCCTTTGTGCAGGCGGAAACGATCTCGCCCCGCCCGCTGCTGATGGTGGTGGGCGAGAAAGCGGAATCGGCCTATTTCAGTCAGGACGCCTACAAAAAGGCCGCCGAGCCCAAAGAGCTTTTCGTGGTGCCTGGGGCCACCCATGTCGACCTCTACGACAACCCGCGCTATACCGCGCTGTCGGTCGAGCGACTGGGCACCTTCTTCCGTCAGCATCTGGCCTGA
- a CDS encoding oxidoreductase, producing MPHSPRRWLITGCSTGFGRALAETLIARGDTVFATARQPEQIADLVAGHPHAHALKLDVTCREDILAAVEAAGEIDVLVNNAGYGYLTAFEEGEDEACRAQFEANLFGLMALTRAVLPGMRARGSGHIVNIASVGGLIGNPGSSYYAASKFGVVGLSEALAQEVGPLGIKVTVVEPGPFRTDWGGRSLQSSSTRIPAYAQTVHQRLDMIARYSGHQPGDPVRAAQAIITAVESDKPPLNLILGKFGVDAVRQKIAALSAEIDAWEQVSLGADFPQDA from the coding sequence ATGCCCCATTCCCCCCGCCGCTGGCTCATCACGGGCTGCTCGACCGGTTTTGGCCGGGCTCTGGCCGAAACGCTGATCGCGCGCGGCGACACGGTGTTCGCCACCGCCCGCCAGCCCGAACAGATCGCGGATCTGGTCGCGGGCCACCCCCATGCCCATGCCCTGAAACTGGACGTGACCTGCCGCGAGGACATCCTCGCGGCGGTCGAGGCCGCAGGCGAGATCGACGTGCTCGTCAACAATGCGGGCTATGGCTATCTGACCGCCTTCGAGGAGGGCGAGGACGAAGCCTGTCGCGCCCAGTTCGAGGCCAATCTCTTCGGCCTGATGGCCCTCACCCGCGCGGTGCTGCCCGGCATGCGCGCGCGCGGTTCGGGCCATATCGTCAACATCGCCTCGGTCGGCGGGCTGATCGGCAACCCTGGTTCCTCCTATTACGCGGCGAGCAAATTCGGCGTCGTCGGCCTGTCCGAAGCGCTGGCGCAGGAGGTCGGCCCGCTGGGCATCAAGGTCACGGTGGTCGAACCCGGCCCCTTCCGCACCGACTGGGGCGGGCGCTCGCTGCAATCCTCGTCCACGCGCATTCCGGCCTATGCGCAGACGGTTCACCAGCGCCTCGACATGATCGCGCGCTACAGCGGCCATCAGCCCGGCGATCCGGTGCGCGCCGCTCAGGCCATCATCACCGCCGTGGAGAGCGACAAGCCGCCGCTCAACCTCATTCTGGGCAAGTTCGGCGTGGATGCGGTGCGCCAGAAGATCGCCGCCCTCTCCGCCGAGATCGACGCCTGGGAGCAGGTGTCGCTCGGCGCGGATTTCCCCCAGGACGCATAA
- a CDS encoding LysR family transcriptional regulator, whose amino-acid sequence MLRADLAELTAFITIAEQRSFRGAARVMGLSPSALSHTIRNLETRLDVRLFNRTTRSVALTETGERLLQRVRPALADLTEAVDEAGSAQDHPSGTIRISAAEAGARPLIRHVLPDFLAAYPDIHVEFVVDTRMIDIVADGFDAGIRVEEDVPRDMIAIPFGGPWRFMAVASPAYLAGKERPVVPQDLLRHACIRFRFTSGALYLWDLEKDGKPATIDVQGPMTLGNTNLMLEAALNGIGIAWLPESLVADHLTAGRLVDVLPEWSHAFPGACLYYPANRHPPTALRLFAQAVRDWAEASGWTH is encoded by the coding sequence ATGCTGCGCGCCGATCTGGCTGAACTGACCGCCTTCATCACCATTGCCGAGCAGCGCAGCTTTCGCGGCGCGGCCCGCGTGATGGGCCTGTCGCCCTCGGCGCTCAGCCATACGATCCGCAATCTGGAGACGCGGCTGGATGTGCGGCTGTTCAACCGCACGACGCGCTCCGTGGCGCTGACCGAAACCGGGGAGCGTCTGTTGCAGCGGGTGCGCCCGGCGCTGGCCGATCTGACCGAGGCGGTGGATGAGGCCGGATCGGCGCAGGATCACCCCTCGGGCACGATCCGCATCAGCGCGGCGGAGGCGGGGGCGCGTCCGCTCATCCGCCATGTGTTGCCGGATTTTCTGGCGGCCTATCCTGACATTCACGTCGAATTCGTGGTGGACACCCGCATGATCGACATCGTGGCCGATGGCTTCGATGCCGGTATCCGGGTGGAGGAGGATGTGCCCCGCGACATGATCGCCATTCCCTTTGGCGGGCCCTGGCGCTTTATGGCGGTTGCCTCGCCGGCCTATCTGGCGGGGAAGGAGAGACCGGTGGTGCCGCAGGATCTGCTTCGGCACGCCTGCATCCGCTTTCGTTTTACCAGTGGCGCGCTCTATCTCTGGGATCTTGAGAAAGACGGAAAGCCAGCCACCATCGACGTGCAGGGACCGATGACGCTGGGCAACACCAATCTGATGCTGGAGGCCGCGCTCAATGGCATCGGCATCGCCTGGCTGCCCGAAAGTCTGGTGGCGGATCATCTGACGGCGGGGCGATTGGTCGATGTGCTGCCCGAATGGAGCCATGCCTTTCCGGGGGCCTGCCTCTATTATCCGGCCAATCGTCATCCGCCCACGGCATTGCGGTTGTTTGCGCAGGCCGTGCGGGATTGGGCCGAAGCATCGGGTTGGACGCACTGA
- a CDS encoding DUF1080 domain-containing protein, which translates to MKSILLSASLLLVAIPPAALAQDSKDKPEDTEQWSPAVPVVASGGSETASPPSDATVLFGGKSLDQWVSVKDGSAARWTVADGMMTVLKGAGNIQTRQSFDSYQLHLEYRIPAGITGQGQARGNSGLFLASTGPGDTGYEMQILDSYHNDTYVNGQAGAIYKQVPPLVNPVRKPGEWQSIDVVWTKPVFAADGSLKSPAYLTAFLNGVLVQNHAELRGETTYVGKPSYKPYDRAPIKLQAHGDQSKPISFRNIWVRELPEIAR; encoded by the coding sequence ATGAAATCGATCCTTCTGAGCGCGAGCCTGCTGCTGGTTGCCATCCCGCCGGCTGCGCTGGCGCAGGACAGCAAGGACAAGCCCGAGGATACCGAGCAATGGTCGCCGGCGGTGCCGGTGGTGGCGTCGGGCGGCAGCGAGACCGCGTCTCCGCCCTCCGACGCGACGGTGCTGTTCGGGGGCAAGTCGCTTGACCAATGGGTGTCGGTGAAGGACGGCTCGGCGGCGCGCTGGACCGTGGCGGACGGGATGATGACCGTCCTGAAGGGGGCTGGCAACATCCAGACGCGTCAGTCCTTCGACAGCTATCAGCTCCATCTCGAATATCGCATCCCGGCGGGCATCACCGGCCAGGGGCAGGCGCGGGGCAACAGCGGCCTGTTCCTGGCCTCCACTGGTCCCGGTGATACGGGTTACGAGATGCAGATCCTGGACAGCTACCACAACGATACCTACGTCAACGGGCAGGCCGGTGCGATCTACAAGCAAGTGCCGCCGCTGGTTAACCCCGTGCGCAAGCCCGGAGAGTGGCAGAGCATCGACGTGGTGTGGACCAAACCTGTGTTTGCGGCGGACGGATCGTTGAAGAGCCCGGCCTATCTCACCGCGTTTCTAAATGGCGTGCTGGTGCAGAACCATGCTGAGCTGCGCGGCGAGACGACGTATGTCGGCAAGCCCAGCTACAAGCCCTATGATCGCGCGCCGATCAAGCTGCAAGCGCATGGCGACCAGAGTAAGCCGATCAGTTTTCGCAACATATGGGTGCGTGAATTGCCAGAAATTGCCAGATAA
- a CDS encoding HAMP domain-containing sensor histidine kinase, which translates to MRDLRRSSLTFQLGLLLGIALLAAQLANLALILNEQQKLSLAKNEGPAIHHFAAIAADAQRTQSAAVSRLLQERSHRGAYFDLKTHNDVPLPDDPRLVRQTVDALEALGVTARDVHIASAPPHQGIGPGGKPFPKPDPLDPHKPDPERLAAMQVLHFAFQRPDGLWFTARIYAPLPEPFLTVRLLLATTILYGVVLLPALWIAARIARPLRSLTQAAEAFGGRGNPDFVPPTGPGDIAAAINAFNAMNRRVVGLLDEKDRMLGAIGHDLRTPLASLRLRLEQMEPLGDRETAIAKIEDMAAMLDDILMLARTGRSRSESEAIDLTALALAVVGDEMDLGRPVTFRESIISGDERLLVMGHAGQLRRALSNLIDNAVTYGESAIVEIHPVGDRIELCVSDRGKGIPPEDLEAVLAPFHRAEPSRNRNSGGSGLGLPIAQSIAASHDGELRLQCAEGGGLKATIALPIAQRPYIRTTSGR; encoded by the coding sequence ATGAGGGATCTGCGGCGATCCAGCCTGACGTTTCAACTTGGTCTGCTGCTCGGCATCGCGCTGCTGGCCGCGCAATTGGCCAATCTGGCGCTCATTCTCAACGAGCAGCAGAAGCTCAGCCTGGCCAAGAACGAAGGCCCCGCCATCCATCACTTTGCCGCCATTGCCGCCGATGCCCAGCGGACGCAAAGCGCGGCTGTCAGCCGGCTCCTTCAGGAGCGTTCGCACCGCGGCGCCTATTTCGACCTTAAAACCCACAATGACGTCCCCTTGCCTGATGACCCAAGGCTGGTCCGGCAAACGGTTGATGCGCTCGAAGCCCTCGGCGTCACGGCCAGAGATGTGCACATCGCCAGCGCGCCTCCGCATCAGGGCATCGGGCCGGGCGGAAAGCCCTTCCCCAAGCCCGACCCGCTCGACCCGCACAAGCCTGACCCCGAACGCCTTGCCGCCATGCAGGTCCTGCATTTCGCCTTCCAGCGCCCTGATGGCCTGTGGTTCACCGCGCGCATTTATGCGCCTCTGCCCGAACCCTTCCTGACAGTCCGCCTGCTGCTGGCGACCACGATCCTCTATGGTGTCGTGCTGCTGCCCGCCCTGTGGATTGCGGCCCGTATTGCGCGGCCACTTCGCTCTCTCACGCAAGCAGCCGAAGCTTTTGGCGGCAGGGGCAATCCGGACTTCGTTCCGCCGACCGGCCCCGGCGATATTGCCGCAGCCATCAACGCCTTCAATGCGATGAACAGGCGCGTGGTCGGTCTTCTGGATGAAAAGGACCGTATGCTCGGCGCGATCGGGCACGATTTGCGCACGCCGCTGGCCTCCTTACGGCTCAGGCTTGAACAGATGGAACCTCTCGGCGATCGCGAGACGGCCATTGCCAAGATCGAGGACATGGCGGCCATGCTGGATGACATCCTGATGCTGGCCCGCACAGGACGCTCCCGCAGCGAGAGCGAAGCCATCGATCTGACCGCCCTGGCCCTGGCCGTGGTCGGGGATGAGATGGATCTGGGGCGCCCCGTCACCTTCAGGGAAAGCATTATCAGCGGGGACGAACGGCTTTTGGTGATGGGGCATGCCGGGCAGTTGCGCCGCGCCCTGAGCAATCTGATCGACAATGCGGTCACTTATGGCGAGTCAGCGATTGTCGAGATCCATCCCGTTGGCGACCGGATCGAACTCTGCGTTTCCGATCGCGGCAAGGGCATCCCGCCAGAGGATCTGGAGGCCGTTCTTGCCCCCTTCCATCGTGCCGAGCCGTCAAGAAACCGAAACAGCGGCGGCAGTGGACTGGGGCTTCCGATCGCGCAAAGCATTGCGGCAAGCCACGATGGCGAGTTGCGTCTGCAATGCGCCGAGGGAGGTGGCTTGAAAGCCACAATTGCCCTTCCAATCGCACAGCGGCCGTACATTCGAACGACATCCGGGCGATAG
- a CDS encoding response regulator transcription factor, with product MTTSTSLRPHILIVDDEPDIRDMLAAYLARQGCHVLCAADTVEARHILNTQPVSLVLLDVMLPGESGLSLARFIHATSAIPVILVTAKAEEADRINGLNAGSDDYVVKPFSPAELYARIGAVLRRSGGHRPLPSRESQSYTFGSWTLRTGRRELIDEQGIVTPLPKSEFNLLHALVTHPHQMLSREQLVKLSEGPNAVLFDRSIDNKIRRLRSKLEPVPASPELIKTVWGGGYIFTADVCVR from the coding sequence ATGACCACGTCCACGTCTCTTCGCCCCCATATTCTGATCGTGGATGACGAGCCCGACATTCGCGACATGCTCGCAGCCTATCTCGCCCGTCAGGGCTGCCATGTGCTGTGCGCCGCAGACACGGTCGAGGCCCGCCACATCCTGAATACCCAGCCCGTCAGCCTGGTCCTGCTCGATGTGATGCTGCCGGGAGAAAGCGGCTTGTCCCTGGCCCGCTTCATCCATGCCACCAGCGCCATTCCCGTCATTCTGGTCACCGCCAAGGCAGAAGAAGCCGATCGCATCAACGGCCTGAATGCCGGCAGTGACGACTATGTCGTCAAGCCCTTCTCGCCGGCCGAGCTGTATGCCCGAATTGGCGCCGTTCTGAGACGAAGCGGCGGCCACAGGCCGCTGCCGAGCCGGGAAAGCCAGTCCTATACCTTCGGTTCCTGGACCTTGCGCACGGGCCGACGCGAGCTGATTGACGAGCAGGGCATCGTGACGCCTCTGCCCAAGAGCGAATTCAACCTGCTGCACGCCCTCGTGACCCATCCACATCAGATGCTGTCGCGCGAGCAATTGGTGAAGCTGAGCGAGGGACCGAACGCCGTCCTGTTCGACCGCAGCATCGACAACAAGATCCGTCGGCTGCGCAGCAAGCTGGAGCCGGTTCCTGCCAGTCCCGAATTGATCAAGACGGTCTGGGGCGGCGGCTATATATTCACCGCCGACGTCTGCGTGCGATGA